The Archangium primigenium genomic interval CGCACCTTCGCGGAGGTGGTGCGCCATGGGGCCCAGGCCCTCGGCCGCCACGGCTCCATCACCGAGCGCGACTTCCTGCCCGTGGAGGACGACCGCGTGGACATCCCCACCCGGGCCTACGAGAAGCGCGAGCAGCTCGGCAGCCTCGGGGGCGGCAACCACTTCACCGAGATGCAGGTGGACGAGTCGGGCCGCGTCTGGGTGATGCTGCACACCGGCAGCCGGGGCTTCGGCTGGAACATCGCCAAGCACTACTTCGTGGAGGGCGCCGCGGCGCTCGGGCTCGGCCGGCGCAGCGAGGACTTCATCTGGCTGGACGCGGAGAGCCGGCTCGGCCACGAGTATTGGAACCTGCACAACATGGCGGCCAACTTCGCCGTGGCCAACCGCCTGCTCATCGCCGAGGCCGTGTGCGCGGCGCTCGAGGAGGTGTTCGGCGGGACGGCGAGCGTCTACTACGAGATCTCCCACAACCTCATCCAGAAGGAGGCGGGTCGGTTCGTGGCCCGTAAGGGCGCCACGCGGGCGTTTCCCGGGGGCCACCCCGCGCTCAAGGGCACGCCCTGGGCCGCCTCGGGCCACCCCATCCTCATCCCCGGCTCCATGGAGACCGGCAGCGCCATCCTCTTCGCCGAGTCCGGCGCCGAGCGCTCCATCTACTCGGTGAACCACGGCGCCGGCCGACGGATGTCCCGGAGCGAGGCCCGGCGCTCGTTGGATCAGGACGAGACGGACCTGCGGATGATGGAGCAGGACATCCTGCTCAACACGCGCACCACGCCCCTGGACGAGTCGGGGCCCTGCTACAAGAACCTCGACGACGTGCTGGACACGGTGGAGATGGCGGGCCTGGCCCGGGTGGCCCGGCGGCTCAAGCCCGTGGCCTGCATCAAGGGCGCGGACTAGGCGGGCAGGCAACCCCCGGCCCCCGTCCCCCTGGTTCCCGGGCGGGAGGCTCCCCAGCTTCCCAGGCGACACGGCCCCTTGGGGCCCCCAGCGTCGAAGGAGCCGAGGGATGCGCATCCACCACCTCAACTGCGTGACCATGTGTCCACCCGGCGGCCGGTGGATGGACGGCCGCTCGCATGGCAAGGGCCTGTCCGCCTCCCTGGTGTGCCACTGCCTGCTCATCGAGACCGAGCGGGGCCTGGTGCTCGTGGACACGGGCTTCGGCCTGGGGGACGTGCGCGACCCCCGGCCCCGGCTCAGCTCCTTCTTCCTCCAGCTCAACCGGCCCCAGCTCCACGAGGAGATGACGGCCATCCGGCAGGTGGAGCGGCTGGGCTTCAAGCCCGAGGACGTGCGCCACATCCTGCTCACGCACCTGGACTTCGATCACGCCGGCGGCCTGGATGACTTCCCGGACGCCGACGTGCACGTGATGCTGGACGAGGTGGAGGCCGCCGCGGCGCAGCGCACGTGGCTGGATCGGCAGCGCTTCCGGCCCCGGCAGTGGCGCACCCAGCCGCACTGGGTGACCTACCCCACGCCGACCGGGGGCGAGCGCTGGTACGGCTTCGATGCGGTGCGCGAGCTCAAGGGGCTGCCGCCGGAGATCCTCCTGGTGCCGCTGGTGGGACACACGCTGGGGCACGCGGGCATCGCCATCCAGCGGCCCGAGGGGTGGCTGCTGCACGCGGGCGACGCGTACTTCCACCACGAGGAGATGAACCCGGACCATCCCTCGTGCACGCCGGGCCTGTGGGCGTACCAGGAGCTGATGCAGAAGGACGGGCGGATGCGGCGGCACAACCAGGAGCGGCTGCGCGAGCTCGTGCGGGTGCACGACCGGGACGTTCAGGTGTTCTGCGCCCACGACGCCACGGAGTTCGAGCGCCTGGAGCAGGAGTCTCGCGCGGACGAGCCCCATGCCCTGCGCGGCCTGGGCTCGGTCCAGGACGTGGAGCCCACCCTGCCTACCCTGCATTGAGGGTGGCGGGCGGCGGGAGTTGATAGGGTGGCGGCGTGATTCGCCAAGTCCACTTCGAGAACTTCCGCTGCCTGCGGGACGTGACGCTGACGTTGGAGCCCCTGACGGTGCTCGTGGGGCCCAACTCGTCCGGCAAGACCTCGGTCTTGGAAGGGCTGGAGACCCTTGGACGGCGGTTCGTGGATCCCTGGGACTTCTGGCTGCAGGAGCCTGTTCGACCCCTCCGAATCGCCGCTCGGCTCGATTCAGGAGCACCTTTCAGCGTCCAATCGGACCACCTGGTCAACGGCCAATACCAGCTCGTGTCGTCGTCCACACTGATGGACGGTGTCATCCAATCGCTTCAGTTGGACCTCGCGGCGCTCCGCCAGGAGAACGTTCTCGCGAATGCGCCGCGATTGACTCGCACTGGAGACAATCTCACCAACGTCTTCGCTTCCGTGACGCGCTCACAGCAGGCGATGATGGCCGCGGAGTTGTGTCGGCTCGTTCCCATGTTCAAGGACGTGGACCTCCTGCCCACCGACAAAGGACGGCACCGTCTGCGTTTTCAAGACCGGTGGAATCCTGACTTCTGGGCCGAGCCCAATGCGGTCTCCGATGGAACGATGCTCCTGCTTGCCTTCATCGCGCTCCAATTCCAACGACAGCCGGTGAATTTGATCACGATTGAGGATCCCGAGCGGGCCCTGCATCCCTATCTCCTCGATGAATTGATTCAAATGCTGCGCAAGATGACCACGGGTGAGATCGGTCGGAAACCCGTGCAGGTCGTCCTCGCGACCCACTCCGCCGAATTGCTCGAGTACGTGCGCCCCGAGGAGGTTCGCTTCCTCACCCGCTCTCCGGAAGATGGCTCGGTCCAGGTGAACCAGGCCGCCACGGGCAGCGAGAACTGGCGGCGGGTCTACGAGGAGTACAAGCGCTCCCTCGGAAGCATCTGGCTGTCGGGCGGTATGGGCGGCGTTCCGGGGGAGTGAGCATGCTTCGCGTCGTCGTCTACGCAGAGGGGGCCGGTGAACTCACCGGACGGGACAAGAGCCGACAGCGCCGTCCCGGGACTCCCTTCACGGGTGAGGAACTTGGCTCGGCCCACCTGCTCATGCGCCGATGCCTTGAACACACACATGACATTGCTACCGAGCGCATCCAGTTCGAGGAGCCCTTGCGCCTGCGGGCCAGACTTCCCAACGGGAGTGACCTGCAAACTGAACGATACCTGCGCCAGCTGCTCTCCTGGGCCGACGAAGAGTTCCAGCCCGATCTCGTGATCGTCCTCGTCGACAAGGACAAGGATGAGGCTCGAGAGGCGAGGCTGAAGTCGTACATTCAGGATCTGCCCGTTGCAGCACTCGTCTCCGTCGCGGTCCAGGAATTCGAGGCGTGGCTCATCGCGGATCCTCAGGCGCTGAAGACCGTCCTGCGCGCGCCTGTCTCCCTACCCAAGCCGCCGGAGCAGTTGGGAAGGCGTCAAGCCAAGCAATTGCTCCAGGAGTGGAGCGAGCAACACGCCAGCAAGCACGAGCCGGCGGAGATCCGCCGCCAGCTCGCGGAGACGTGTGACCTGGAGACCCTCCGCCAGCAGTGTCCCGCGTTCGCGGGCTTCCTCCAGCGGCTCCAGGCCCTCGCGCTCGACTGACCGTCTACAGCTCGATCTTCTCGTACTTCACCAGCGCGTCGAGCGCCTCTTCCATCACCGCGCGCGCGCCCGCCGTGTACCGGTAGAGCATGGCGTGCACCTCACGGTCCGCCTCGTCACGGTTCTCGCACTGCTTCGAGTACTCCTCGAAGGCCTGGAGGCCCGCCACGATCTGCGACAGGTGGTTGGGGCACTCGCACCGCACCGAACTCGAGTACTCCAGCAGCGTGCCCAGCTGCTCCTGCGTGTAGCGCGGCGGCTTGGGCACCGCCGGCACCGTCACCGTGGCCAGCGTGGCGCTGCCCGGCGAGGACAGCTGGATGGGCGAAGCGGGCGGCGGGGGCGGCGCCACCGGCTCGGGCGGCGGCGGCGCGGGGCGCACCGACTGGGGCTGCAGCACGTCGTCCAGCACCGCCAGGTGCACGTGCGCCCGCAGGAGCGACAGCGAGATGGGACCCTGCAGCAGGCGCACCTTGCCCGCCGGGTATTGCTGCAGCACGCCTCGCCGCGCGAAGCGGTACGTCACGATCGCGTGCCGCGCCCGCGCGCTCTCCAGCAGGGCCGGGATGACCCCCGTCTCCACGCCGTTGAGCTCCAGGAAATCCAGCGCCAACACGTCCGGGCGCACCAGCGGCACTTCGTTCTTGAAGGCCTCCAGCGACGTGCCCGACCACACCACCTGGACGTCCCTCAACGCCTGCGGATTCTCACGCAACTGCGACGGAAAGGATTCCCCCAACAGGGCCAGTTTCACCATGCAATCACCTCGGACGGGCACCTTTCCCTGATCCTCCCCGCCCGATCAACCCGGCGCGGGCGCCCCTCCCCCCGAGGCCGGGTCATCATCGACTTCCCGACGCATCGCGCTCAGCGGTAGTTCAACAATGAACGATGCCCCCTCCCCCCAGGTACTCTCCACGCGCACCTGACCGCCGTGCGCCTCCACGAGCTGCCGCACGATGAAGAGCCCCAGCCCGAAGCCCTCCTTCTTCTCGCCGGCCGCGGGCGCCTTGCTGAAGCGCTCGAAGATGGCCGCCTGCTGTCCCGGGGGGATGCCCGGCCCGCCATCCTGGAGCGTCAGGCGCGCCCGCTCGCCCCGGCGCTCCACGCGCAGCACGATGGGGTGGCCCCGGCCGTATTTGAAGGCGTTGGACAAGAGGTTGGTCAGCACCCGCTCCAGTCGCAGCCGATCCCACTGCCCCACCACCGACTCGCCCTCGACCACCAGCGGGCTGCTCGCCTCCTCGGCCTGCTCCGCGTGGCGCGCCGCCGTGTCGCGCGCCAGCCGCAGCAGATCCACCGGCCCCAGCTCCAGCTCGATGCGCCCCGAGGACAGGCGCGACAGGTCCAACAGGTTGTGCAGCAGCCGACCCAGGCCCTGGGCGTGGCGCAGGGCCCGCGTCAGCCCGTCTCCGCGCACGCGGGGGTCCGCGTCCGGGGGCAGGCGGCGCAGCTTGCCCAGCATCAATTGCAGGGCTTGCAGGGAGTTGCCCAGGTCATGCGCCGCCACGCCGATGAGCTCCAGGGCCGCCTGGGCCTCGCGCAAGAGCCGCCCGTTGTCCAGCGCCAGCGCCGCCCGGCCCGCCAGCTCCTCCACGAAGGCCTGATCCGTGAGGCTGAAGCGGCGCTCGGCCCGCCGCGACAGCAGGCACAGCACCCCCAGGGTCTTGTCCCCCACGCGCAGCGGCACCGTGAGCGAGGACACCACCCCGAGCCGCTCCAGCCGCGCGAGGTGCTCGGCCTCCGGTGCCATGCGCCGCAGCACCTCCGGGGTGACGTCCGAGAAGAGCTCCGAGCGCCCCGTGCGCAGCACGTGCCTGAGCCCCGCCTGCTCCGTCTGGGGCGGCGCGGGCAGGCGCAAGAGCTCCCAGAGCAGCGCCTGCTGCTCGGCGGACACGTGGGCCACCGCGATGGGCTCCAGCGTGCCCCGCGGGGACACGAGCCCGAGCAGGCACCCGTCGGCGAGCGCCGGCACGAGCAGCCGCGGCAGCCCCGACACCGCCCGATCCGGATCCGGCTCGGCGTGGAAGACCCCCTCGGCCTCGACGAGCAGCCGCTGGCCGCCCTCCAGGCGCCTGCGCTCGGAGGTGTCGCGCGTGAGCACCACGTAGCCCTCCAGCCGCCCGTCCGCGTCCCTCAGGGGCGTGAGCAGCGACTCGGCCCAGAAGCGCGTGCCGTCCTTGTGCAGCCGCACCCCCTCCGACTCCCAGCGCCCCTCGCGCTCGGCGCGCATGCGCTCCTGTCCGGGCAGATCCTCGGCCAGGGCCTCGGGGGGGTAGAGCAGCGTGCCGGGCCGGCCGATGATCTCCTCGGCCCGCCACCCCTGGAGGCGCTCGGCGCCGGGATTCCAGCTGGCCACCCGTCCCTCGGGGTCCAGGAGGTAGAGCGCATAGTCCTTCACCCCCTCCACCAACAGCCGGAAGCGCTCCTGGCTGACGCGGGCCTCGCGCTGCAGGGGCCACAGGCCCTGGGTCGTCACCCACGCGAGCCCCACCGCCACGCTCATCCCGAGCAGCGCCGCGGCGAGGATGAGCCAGAAGACCTTGTGGTCCACGACCCGCGCGCGCGACGCCTCCTCGTTGAGCCAGTGGCGGGTGAGCCAGGCGAGCTTGTCCAGGGCGTCCTGGGTCGCCTCGCGCGTGTCGTTGGCACGCACGGAGAGGGGATCCCACTCCTCCAGCACGCGTCCGGTGTCCAGGACCTCCCGCACCCGCTGCATGGCCTGCTGGTGCTCGACCTCGTGGCGGGCCACGTCGGCCAGGACGCGCAGTTCCTCGGGGGTGCGGGAGCGGGTGCGCAAGTC includes:
- a CDS encoding MBL fold metallo-hydrolase gives rise to the protein MRIHHLNCVTMCPPGGRWMDGRSHGKGLSASLVCHCLLIETERGLVLVDTGFGLGDVRDPRPRLSSFFLQLNRPQLHEEMTAIRQVERLGFKPEDVRHILLTHLDFDHAGGLDDFPDADVHVMLDEVEAAAAQRTWLDRQRFRPRQWRTQPHWVTYPTPTGGERWYGFDAVRELKGLPPEILLVPLVGHTLGHAGIAIQRPEGWLLHAGDAYFHHEEMNPDHPSCTPGLWAYQELMQKDGRMRRHNQERLRELVRVHDRDVQVFCAHDATEFERLEQESRADEPHALRGLGSVQDVEPTLPTLH
- a CDS encoding ATP-binding protein is translated as MRDEDASKRRRPGGFARRIVVGGLVLLGVVGAIACSAVLALRALTARDSEAALLRQGMRLAEVERLSRTFSVKLASQRGYSLTRNATFLAEANLARGQFLGTLEDLRTRSRTPEELRVLADVARHEVEHQQAMQRVREVLDTGRVLEEWDPLSVRANDTREATQDALDKLAWLTRHWLNEEASRARVVDHKVFWLILAAALLGMSVAVGLAWVTTQGLWPLQREARVSQERFRLLVEGVKDYALYLLDPEGRVASWNPGAERLQGWRAEEIIGRPGTLLYPPEALAEDLPGQERMRAEREGRWESEGVRLHKDGTRFWAESLLTPLRDADGRLEGYVVLTRDTSERRRLEGGQRLLVEAEGVFHAEPDPDRAVSGLPRLLVPALADGCLLGLVSPRGTLEPIAVAHVSAEQQALLWELLRLPAPPQTEQAGLRHVLRTGRSELFSDVTPEVLRRMAPEAEHLARLERLGVVSSLTVPLRVGDKTLGVLCLLSRRAERRFSLTDQAFVEELAGRAALALDNGRLLREAQAALELIGVAAHDLGNSLQALQLMLGKLRRLPPDADPRVRGDGLTRALRHAQGLGRLLHNLLDLSRLSSGRIELELGPVDLLRLARDTAARHAEQAEEASSPLVVEGESVVGQWDRLRLERVLTNLLSNAFKYGRGHPIVLRVERRGERARLTLQDGGPGIPPGQQAAIFERFSKAPAAGEKKEGFGLGLFIVRQLVEAHGGQVRVESTWGEGASFIVELPLSAMRREVDDDPASGGGAPAPG
- a CDS encoding DUF4276 family protein gives rise to the protein MLRVVVYAEGAGELTGRDKSRQRRPGTPFTGEELGSAHLLMRRCLEHTHDIATERIQFEEPLRLRARLPNGSDLQTERYLRQLLSWADEEFQPDLVIVLVDKDKDEAREARLKSYIQDLPVAALVSVAVQEFEAWLIADPQALKTVLRAPVSLPKPPEQLGRRQAKQLLQEWSEQHASKHEPAEIRRQLAETCDLETLRQQCPAFAGFLQRLQALALD
- a CDS encoding RtcB family protein, with the protein product MSWTQRLEKAGDGHYVLPKTKTMRVEAHLFLSDKLLHGAGDGQPGLEEGVLQQIINAASFPGVTRVAVTPDCHVGYGVPIGTVVETEGILLPTAAGYDIGCGMVQLQTSLTAEDVADPNKRRRWIDAVTERIAVGVGAARVRHQRKVDARTFAEVVRHGAQALGRHGSITERDFLPVEDDRVDIPTRAYEKREQLGSLGGGNHFTEMQVDESGRVWVMLHTGSRGFGWNIAKHYFVEGAAALGLGRRSEDFIWLDAESRLGHEYWNLHNMAANFAVANRLLIAEAVCAALEEVFGGTASVYYEISHNLIQKEAGRFVARKGATRAFPGGHPALKGTPWAASGHPILIPGSMETGSAILFAESGAERSIYSVNHGAGRRMSRSEARRSLDQDETDLRMMEQDILLNTRTTPLDESGPCYKNLDDVLDTVEMAGLARVARRLKPVACIKGAD
- a CDS encoding AAA family ATPase, which translates into the protein MIRQVHFENFRCLRDVTLTLEPLTVLVGPNSSGKTSVLEGLETLGRRFVDPWDFWLQEPVRPLRIAARLDSGAPFSVQSDHLVNGQYQLVSSSTLMDGVIQSLQLDLAALRQENVLANAPRLTRTGDNLTNVFASVTRSQQAMMAAELCRLVPMFKDVDLLPTDKGRHRLRFQDRWNPDFWAEPNAVSDGTMLLLAFIALQFQRQPVNLITIEDPERALHPYLLDELIQMLRKMTTGEIGRKPVQVVLATHSAELLEYVRPEEVRFLTRSPEDGSVQVNQAATGSENWRRVYEEYKRSLGSIWLSGGMGGVPGE